A stretch of Henckelia pumila isolate YLH828 chromosome 4, ASM3356847v2, whole genome shotgun sequence DNA encodes these proteins:
- the LOC140862186 gene encoding uncharacterized protein, with translation MNLFDPEFPTQHPVCPLDFGMWSPSTLQQQTTFFQNPPISEFHRRQDFQYFVVIDFEATCDKVWGRHPQEIIEFPSVIVNGSTGQLEACFQIYVRPTGNRILSDFCKDLTGIQQTQVNNGITLSEALLKHDNWLESKGIKNTKFAVVTWSNWDCQVMLESECSYKKITKPTYFNQWINLRVPFYEVFGGERCNLKEAVEKSGLTWQGRAHCGLDDAKNTARLLALLMDIGSKFSITNSLTGPSTADPYARKPTTHESCAPPALLQPEINSRQSEARKSSLHCYCGVARSRGIIKKPGPNKGRLFSGCGNWTAATGARCLYFEYMEMTNIDDESQGSIGRWGDEDDREHHQGNRHRDGRRRFDMHEFVQMGPKPLVGGETSKDAENCLERMES, from the exons atGAACCTCTTCGATCCAGAATTTCCTACGCAACACCCCGTCTGCCCTCTGGACTTTGGCATGTGGTCTCCGTCGACGCTGCAGCAACAGACGACTTTCTTTCAGAACCCTCCCATCTCGGAATTCCATCGACGACaggattttcaatattttgtggTAATCGATTTTGAGGCAACTTGTGACAAAGTATGGGGTCGTCATCCCCAAGAGATAATAGAGTTCCCATCCGTAATAGTCAACGGCTCGACTGGACAACTTGAAGCTTGCTTTCAGATATACGTTCGACCAACGGGAAACCGGATCCTGAGTGATTTCTGTAAGGATCTGACAGGCATCCAGCAAACTCag GTGAACAACGGAATTACATTGAGTGAAGCTCTCCTTAAGCATGACAATTGGCTTGAAAGTAAAGGAATAAAGAATACCAAATTTGCTGTCGTGACATGGTCCAACTGGGATTGTCAAGTGATGTTGGAATCCGAATGTAGTTATAAAAAAATTACGAAGCCTACATATTTCAATCA ATGGATAAACTTGAGGGTTCCATTCTATGAGGTTTTTGGTGGAGAAAGGTGCAATTTGAAAGAGGCAGTGGAGAAATCTGGCCTCACATGGCAAGGTCGTGCCCACTGTGGTTTGGACGATGCAAAGAACACGGCGCGTCTACTTGCCTTGCTCATGGACATTGGATCTAAATTCTCAATTACCAACTCGCTCACCGGCCCGTCCACTGCTGATCCTTATGCAAGGAAGCCGACGACACATGAAAGCTGCGCTCCTCCCGCTTTGCTTCAACCGGAGATTAATTCGCGGCAATCAGAAGCTCGGAAAAGTAGTCTTCATTGTTATTGTGGGGTGGCAAGAAGTAGAGGCATTATTAAGAAACCCGGTCCTAACAAAGGGAGGCTGTTTTCGGGATGTGGAAACTGGACTGCTGCTACAGGTGCTCGTTGCCTTTACTTCGAATATATGG AGATGACAAACATCGACGATGAAAGTCAAGGGAGCATAGGGCGATGGGGCGACGAGGATGATCGTGAACACCATCAGGGAAATCGTCACCGTGATGGACGTCGCCGCTTTGACATGCATGAGTTTGTGCAGATGGGGCCGAAGCctttagtgggaggcgagactTCGAAAGATGCGGAGAACTGTTTGGAGCGGATGGAAAGCTGA